Within Ascochyta rabiei chromosome 4, complete sequence, the genomic segment TGATCAGCTTGTCCACGGTGCGTGCCAGGGCTGACGGCTGCCAGTGTCCGCGCAGGGGAAGAAAGTGGTCGCGTCCGTTCTCGACACGCAGAACGAGGACTTCGTCAAGAGACTCGGATTCATTATTGAGATTCCGTACAGAGCTAACGTCTTTGAGCTTGAGTTTTAGTTCGGCGTTGATGACTTCGGCCGGCGCGAGCGTGTAGCGCTGCTGGATGTCGTCTGGGCCAGACTTGGAGCGCGCATCAGACTCCTTGTCGAAAGTGACGCTCAGCCAGGAGGGGAAGGGGCCTGCGTCCTGATCTTCTTCGATGGGACGGTCTGCGAAGCCGAAAGTGGCAGGCACGCGGCCTGTGTTTGCAATGGTAATGTTCCGACGTTTCGACTTGGCAAACTTGACATCGCCAAAGTCGACGCCATCGAAGCTGCTGTCTGTCGCGTTCTTGTCGTTTGATGGTGATGACGAGCCAGTCGCGCGATCAACAACGACAGCTATCGAGGGCCGGCCTTCGTTCTCCTGGCGGTCTAGCTCGCGAGCCACTTCGCTGTGGATAGCAGCCTTGAGGTCCGGTACCACAGCATCGAACTTCAACGAGAAGACGGCATCCAACGGCTTGTGGTCGGACGACAGCACTCGCATGTGGTTTGTGTAGTATTCGAGCAGAATCTCATCTTGAAACCCGTCCTTGGTCATGACTTGCTCAGGTTCTGGGTCTTCAGTGTTGTCTTCGTACTCGTCGTAATCACCATTGTCGCCGTCTGTGTCAGGGTCGTAGTCAAACAGCACGTCGGCAGTGCCGGGCATGTCCATTCCTAACTTCTTCATCTCTTCATCTCTCCTGCGAGTATCTGCATCCTCTTTGACTTTCTGATCGTACCGCTGCTTCCCGGTGCGAGTTCGGTAAAGGATTCGATCACACCAGCTGGGACAGCGGTGCTTCTCGCTGCTATCGAAGACGCCTACTTTGCCAACGTCGTACTTGTAGGTGGGCAGGAACCTGATTGGGCCTTCTTCCCATCCATCGTGGAAAGCCTTCCCTAATTTCATCTGCTGGTGCAACTCGTCATGAGGTAGCAGGCACGAGATGGTTGTCTGCAAAGAGGCTGGGTCTAGCTCAGGCGGTAGAGGAACGGAATCGTTTGCACCGTCCGAGGACTGCC encodes:
- a CDS encoding Phosphoinositide 5-phosphatase, whose amino-acid sequence is MSSRTGSVRSTHTARSSINTADRLEALVPGAFPDLRSASQASLTTQQVSLQQILYDRRAEYTRSRNVRIKVGSWNVASKKGTEQDVAAWFVRGKGVDKALADLGVAEPSRKEEKHKETVADQEARFDKHAPTVPYGDWGSVPGDDDVDLYVLGLQEIVDITSAAEALKPYTDPTMANKYKASLEAALPEGYQLVAEQQLLGLWLVIYASPALFPQIKNISTTSVGTGLMGYMANKGAVTARIVLGETTRLVFINSHLGAGADKAALERRIWDVAQVTQRTRFAPIVDSLGSSQNQGEGLGDEEFAFWFGDLNFRIEGMPGDDVRRLLTVHTKDMDREGERPSTSDDSGDITRQSSDGANDSVPLPPELDPASLQTTISCLLPHDELHQQMKLGKAFHDGWEEGPIRFLPTYKYDVGKVGVFDSSEKHRCPSWCDRILYRTRTGKQRYDQKVKEDADTRRRDEEMKKLGMDMPGTADVLFDYDPDTDGDNGDYDEYEDNTEDPEPEQVMTKDGFQDEILLEYYTNHMRVLSSDHKPLDAVFSLKFDAVVPDLKAAIHSEVARELDRQENEGRPSIAVVVDRATGSSSPSNDKNATDSSFDGVDFGDVKFAKSKRRNITIANTGRVPATFGFADRPIEEDQDAGPFPSWLSVTFDKESDARSKSGPDDIQQRYTLAPAEVINAELKLKLKDVSSVRNLNNESESLDEVLVLRVENGRDHFLPLRGHWQPSALARTVDKLIKIPEGGIRRLQHQMPSASETKT